From Brassica oleracea var. oleracea cultivar TO1000 chromosome C3, BOL, whole genome shotgun sequence, a single genomic window includes:
- the LOC106336486 gene encoding RNA polymerase II C-terminal domain phosphatase-like 1, giving the protein MYSSNRVQVYLEDGRVGEMEICPPRESHQEDHVMKQRRVMEKVKMGIRISRFSQPSERCPPLAVLATVSSCGLCFKLEASPSPAQEQLSLLYSSCLRGNKTAVMSLGEEELHLVAMYAENINNDRPCFWAFTVAPGIYDSCLVMLNLRCLGIVFDLDETLVVANTTRTFEDKIDGLQRRINNEGDPQRIAAMVAEMKRYQDDRNLLKQYIESDQVIDNGEVVKVQSELVPALSENHQPLVRPLIRLPEKNIILTRINPMIRDTSVLVRMRPSWDELRSYLTAKGRKRFEVYVCTMAERDYALEMWRLLDPEGNLINASDLLARIVCVKSGFKKSLVNVFPDATCHPKMAMVIDDRLKVWEDKDQPRVYVVPAFVPYYSPQAEAAATPVLCVTRNVACRVRGGFFRDFDDSLLQRISEISYENDVEDIPSPPDVSHYLVPEDETSGLNENKDPLSLDGMAEVERRLKEAISVVLPAANIDPRIAAPIQYPMASVSAPVPVVQQAPQPSAMAFPSIQFQQPISIAKLLVPSEPSLQSSPAREEGEVPESELDPDTRRRLLILQHGQDSRDAAPSEPPFPQRPPVQAPPPQAQPRNGWFPVEEMDPAPLHRTVSKEYPVDSERPRHQSDRMPHENRRLPKELRPNNNLPGSHPFYGEEASWNQSSSRISDIGRSVSATENPAEALHEIAIKCGTKVDYRPGLVASTDLRFSVEAWFSGKKVGEGIGKSRREALQKAAELSLQNLADIYLSVANGDAGPSHRDAIASPLANGNMIMGNANTFDNLPFARDETAMAVPSRSMFPLHKRQGSPRSFAGMSNKRLKPDFQRSSMQRMPSSGRYS; this is encoded by the exons ATGTATAGCAGTAATAGAGTCCAAGTGTATCTTGAAGATGGAAGAGTTGGGGAAATGGAGATTTGCCCTCCAAGGGAATCACATCAAGAAGACCATGTGATGAAGCAGAGGAGAGTGATGGAGAAAGTGAAGATGGGAATCAGAATCAGCCGTTTTTCTCAACCTAGCGAGAGATGCCCTCCTCTTGCAGTGCTTGCTACTGTTTCATCTTGTGGCCTTTGTTTCAAATTGGAAGCTTCACCTTCTCCTGCTCAGGAGCAGCTCAGTCTCCTCTACTCGTCCTGCCTTAGGGGCAACAAG ACGGCAGTAATGTCTCTAGGTGAGGAAGAGCTCCATTTGGTAGCCATGTACGCTGAAAACATCAACAACGACCGTCCTTGCTTCTGGGCATTTACAGTAGCTCCTGGGATTTATGATTCATGTCTTGTCATGCTGAATCTCAGATGTCTAGGTATTGTCTTTGATCTTGATGAAACCCTTGTGGTGGCCAATACCACGCGCACGTTTGAGGATAAGATTGACGGGTTGCAGCGGAGAATAAACAACGAGGGAGACCCCCAACGCATTGCCGCTATGGTGGCTGAGATGAAGCGTTATCAAGATGACAGGAATCTGTTGAAGCAATATATTGAAAGTGACCAGGTTATTGATAATGGGGAGGTGGTTAAAGTGCAATCAGAACTTGTTCCTGCCTTGTCTGAGAACCATCAGCCTCTTGTCCGTCCATTGATAAGGTTGCCAGAGAAGAATATCATCCTGACTCGCATTAATCCCATG ATTCGTGATACAAGTGTTCTTGTGAGGATGAGGCCTTCGTGGGATGAACTTCGAAGCTATTTGACAGCAAAAGGGCGCAAGCGTTTTGAAGTATACGTTTGCACAATGGCTGAGAGAGACTACGCCTTAGAGATGTGGAGGCTCCTCGATCCAGAAGGGAATTTGATAAACGCAAGTGACCTGCTGGCTCGCATTGTTTGTGTAAAATCTG GTTTTAAAAAATCATTGGTCAACGTGTTTCCTGATGCAACCTGCCATCCTAAGATGGCAATGGTAATTGATGATCGACTGAAAGTTTGGGAAGACAAGGATCAGCCAAGGGTGTACGTGGTTCCTGCATTTGTTCCCTACTATTCTCCTCAAGCTGAA GCTGCTGCTACACCGGTACTGTGTGTTACCCGAAATGTTGCTTGCCGTGTCAGAGGTGGATTTTTCAG GGATTTTGATGATAGTCTGCTACAAAGGATTTCTGAAATATCTTATGAGAATGATGTTGAGGATATTCCATCTCCGCCTGATGTCAGCCATTACTTAGTACCGGAG GACGAAACGTCTGGTTTGAATGAGAACAAAGATCCACTTTCCTTGGACGGGATGGCTGAAGTTGAGAGAAGACTGAAG GAGGCAATTTCAGTTGTCCTTCCGGCGGCAAATATAGATCCAAGGATAGCTGCTCCCATTCAGTACCCCATGGCTTCTGTTTCTGCTCCAGTACCAGTCGTGCAACAAGCACCACAACCATCAGCGATGGCCTTTCCAAGTATCCAGTTTCAACAACCTATATCAATAGCTAAACTCTTGGTTCCTTCAGAACCAAGCTTGCAGAGTTCTCCTGCTAGAGAGGAAGGCGAGGTGCCTGAATCAGAGTTAGATCCAGATACTAGGAGGAGGCTCCTCATTTTGCAGCATGGACAAGATAGTAGAGATGCTGCTCCAAGTGAACCTCCGTTTCCTCAGAGACCTCCAGTTCAAGCTCCACCTCCACAGGCGCAGCCAAGAAATGGTTGGTTTCCTGTTGAGGAGATGGATCCAGCTCCTCTTCATCGTACAGTCTCCAAAGAATATCCAGTGGATTCTGAAAGGCCACGCCATCAATCTGACAGGATGCCTCATGAGAATCGTAGGCTACCAAAGGAG TTACGTCCAAACAACAATCTACCAGGCTCTCATCCTTTCTATG GGGAAGAGGCATCTTGGAATCAATCTTCTTCTAGGATCAGTGATATTGGACGAAGTGTCTCAGCAACAGAGAATCCAGCTGAAGCTCTACATGAGATTGCTATTAAATGTGGAACTAAG GTGGACTACAGACCGGGGTTGGTTGCTAGTACAGATTTGCGGTTCTCTGTTGAG GCTTGGTTCTCTGGTAAAAAAGTCGGAGAAGGGATTGGCAAATCGAGACGAGAAGCCCTGCAAAAGGCTGCTGAACTCTCTCTCCAGAACTTAGCTG ATATATATTTGTCTGTTGCAAATGGCGACGCAGGGCCAAGCCACAGGGATGCTATTGCTAGCCCCTTGGCTAATGGCAATATGATTATGGGAAATGCAAATACGTTTGATAATCTGCCATTTGCGAGAGATGAAACAGCGATGGCAGTTCCTTCTAGATCAATGTTTCCTTTGCATAAGCGACAAGGATCTCCAAGATCGTTCGCTGGGATGTCAAACAAGCGTCTAAAGCCAGACTTTCAACGGTCGTCGATGCAACGGATGCCATCTTCAGGAAGATATTCTTAA
- the LOC106336461 gene encoding splicing factor 3B subunit 2-like, producing the protein MTVESTTVPHVNSVVPNGDASNGNVIPSSKKSRESDRRRRRRKQKKNNKASRADVDEADVSGASDSKENADPQPQVSEQVEIEYVPEQPEFEDGFSDEFKQIFEKFSFKELVASEDDAKKDESEENKDAKKKVNSDSEDEEDQGNEQKEKGISNKQKKLERRMKIAELKQVSARPDVVEVWDATSADPKLLVFLKSYRNTVPVPRHWSQKRKYLQGKRGIEKAPFHLPDFIAATGIQKIRQAYIEKEDGKKLKQKQRERMQPKMGKMDIDYQVLHDAFFKYQTKPKLSSLGDLYFEGKEFEVKLRETKPGTLSHDLKEALGMGEGAPPPWLINMQRYGPPPSYPHLKIPGLNAPIPHGASFGYHAGGWGKPPVDEFGRPLYGDVFGVQQQDQPNYEDEPIDKSKHWGDLEEEEEEEEEEEEEEQEESMDEEELEDGMESVDTMSSTPTGIETPDAIELRKEQRKEPDRALYQVLEEKGENVAPGTLLAPTHTYVIKTGTQDKPGAKRVDLLKGQKTDRVDVSLQPEELDALENVLPAKYEEAREEEKLRNKPEDFSDMVAENSKKRKRDKEGKKKKDFKF; encoded by the exons ATGACCGTCGAATCAACCACCGTCCCACACGTTAACAGCGTCGTTCCGAACGGAGACGCTTCAAACGGTAACGTTATCCCTTCCTCGAAGAAATCGCGTGAGAGCGACCGTCGCCGCCGCAGGCGGAAGCAGAAGAAGAACAACAAGGCATCCCGTGCCGATGTCGATGAAGCGGACGTTTCTGGTGCTTCTGATTCCAAGGAGAACGCAGATCCGCAGCCACAG GTATCTGAGCAGGTTGAGATTGAGTACGTTCCAGAGCAGCCTGAATTCGAGGATGGGTTTAGCGATGAGTTTAAGCAAATCTTTGAGAAGTTCAGTTTCAAGGAACTTGTTGCCTCTGAG GACGACGCTAAGAAGGATGAATCTGAGGAGAATAAAGATGCGAAAAAGAAGGTTAATTCAGATTCAGAAGACGAGGAAGATCAGGGCAATGAACAGAAAGAAAAGGGTATCTCTAACAAGCAGAAAAAG CTTGAACGGAGGATGAAGATTGCTGAGCTGAAGCAGGTGTCCGCTAGGCCTGATGTTGTTGAG GTCTGGGACGCTACTTCAGCAGACCCAAAGTTGTTGGTGTTTTTAAAGTCGTATCGGAATACTGTTCCTGTTCCAAGACATTGGTCCCAGAAGAGAAAATATTTGCAG GGAAAGCGTGGTATAGAGAAGGCGCCATTTCATCTTCCTGATTTCATTGCTGCAACCGGAATTCAAAAAATTAGACAG GCTTACATTGAGAAAGAAGACGGTAAAAAGTTGAAGCAGAAGCAACGGGAGCGAATGCAACCAAAGATGGGGAAGATGGACATTGACTACCAG GTTCTCCATGATGCATTTTTCAAATACCAAACAAAGCCTAAGCTGTCATCTCTTGGGGATTTATATTTTGAAGGGAAAGAATTTGAG GTAAAACTGAGGGAAACGAAACCAGGGACATTGTCACATGACTTAAAAGAAGCTCTTGGTATGGGTGAAGGCGCACCTCCCCCGTGGCTAATTAATATGCAG AGATATGGACCTCCCCCTTCGTATCCACATCTTAAAATTCCTGGTCTTAATGCTCCTATTCCACATGGAGCTAGCTTTGGTTATCATGCGGGTGGCTGGGGAAAACCTCCGGTTGATGAG TTTGGGCGTCCATTGTATGGAGATGTCTTTGGCGTCCAGCAGCAAGATCAGCCTAACTATGAG GATGAGCCTATTGATAAGAGCAAGCACTGGGGTGATTTGGAGGAGGAAGAAGAAGAAGAGGAGGAGGAGGAAGAAGAGGAACAAGAAGAGTCGATGGATGAAGAGGAACTAGAGGACGGCATGGAATCGGTTGATACGATGTCAAG CACTCCCACTGGCATTGAGACTCCGGATGCAATTGAACTTCGCAAGGAGCAGAGAAAGGAACCCGATAGGGCTCTATATCAG GTACTTGAAGAAAAGGGAGAGAATGTTGCTCCTGGAACTTTGCTGGCACCCACACACACATACGTTATTAAAACTGGTACTCAAGACAAGCCGGGAGCCAAAAGG GTTGATTTGCTGAAAGGACAAAAGACAGATCGTGTGGATGTCAGCTTACAGCCAGAAGAGTTGGACGCCCTGGAGAATGTGTTGCCTGCCAA